One window of Bos javanicus breed banteng chromosome 1, ARS-OSU_banteng_1.0, whole genome shotgun sequence genomic DNA carries:
- the LOC133252587 gene encoding uncharacterized protein LOC133252587, with protein sequence MQRGRRGGRRGRQGVGVGRAARRARASVPPASGACVLPKSPRPPRSRSRRPEPGALRPQPRRAPVAAARPPPILPLPLNSRATDAARHLLGSRRRAPRPPRAPTPRPRAAAPTAPPPRPAIRARPAPPPRPAPAARSHAAPPRRCPHGAPTTPRGPTAPTPRPAPIAPPANLAHPAPRAHRAPREPRPLRAPAIRALPTGSRVTDPRAPWLPRPPLDPW encoded by the coding sequence ATGCAGAGGGGGCGGCGTGGGGGAAGGCGTGGGCGACAGGGGGTGGGCGTGGGGCGGGCGGCGAGGCGGGCCCGTGCGTCCGTCCCCCCCGCGAGCGGTGCGTGCGTCCTGCCCAAGAGCCCGCGGCCGCCGCGCTCCCGCTCGCGGCGCCCAGAGCCCGGCGCGCTCCGCCCGCAGCCCCGACGCGCCCCCGTCGCCGCCGCGCGTCCGCCGCCTATACTTCCTCTTCCTCTGAACTCACGGGCAACAGACGCCGCGCGGCATCTTCTGGGGAGTCGCCGGCGCGCCCCGCGCCCACCGCGCGCTCCTACGCCGCGCCCCCGCGCCGCTGCCCCCACGGCGCCCCCACCGCGCCCCGCGATCCGCGCTCGCCCCGCGCCCCCACCGCGCCCCGCGCCCGCCGCGCGCTCCCACGCCGCGCCCCCGCGCCGCTGCCCCCACGGCGCCCCCACCACGCCCCGCGGCCCCACCGCGCCcaccccgcgccccgcgcccaTCGCGCCCCCCGCGAACCTCGCCcaccccgcgccccgcgcccaTCGCGCCCCCCGCGAACCTCGCCCACTCCGCGCCCCCGCGATCCGCGCGCTGCCCACGGGCTCCCGAGTCACAGACCCTCGAGCCCCGTGGCTCCCCCGCCCCCCTCTCGACCCCTGGTAA